A region of Nostoc sp. 'Peltigera membranacea cyanobiont' N6 DNA encodes the following proteins:
- the htpG gene encoding molecular chaperone HtpG, producing the protein MLEQGTISIHTDNIFPIIKKSLYSDHQIFLRELVSNAVDAIQKLKMVSRAGDYAGDIGEPEIELAIDKDNKTLSISDNGIGMTADEVKKYINQVAFSSAEEFIHKYEGKSDQAIIGHFGLGFYSSFMVAQKVEIDTLSYQEGAQAVHWSCDGSPAFTLEDSSRTTRGTTITLSLQGEEEEFLESARIKNLVKTYCDFLPVPIKLEGEVLNKQKAPWRESPSNLSQEDYLEFYRYLYPFQEEPLLWVHLNTDYPFIINGILYFPKMRPDVDVTKGQIKLFCNQVFVSDNCEEIIPQFLMPMRGVIDSSDIPLNVSRSALQGDRTVKRIGDYIAKKVGDRLKELFRDNREQYISAWKDLGTFVKFGVLNDDKFKKQIEDIIVFRTTAKLTEKVAAETPVVEVQSSDGDAWQDVTPSPSAENSTPIAPYTTLKEYLERNKERNENRVFYSTDETTQSTYIELHKNQGLEVLFMDSFIDTHFINFLEREYQDVKFTRVDSDLDNTLLEQDKDKEIVDPNTNKTRSETIKELFEKSLNKPKLNIRTEALKSDDPQGTPPAIVLLPEILRRMREMNAMMQQGTAEFPEDHILLVNTAHPLIQNLANLNQGSIIQGDGQSSTDQLVNLICQHVYDLALMSQKGFDAEGMKSFVERSNEVLTKLTEQASK; encoded by the coding sequence ATGCTAGAACAAGGCACTATCAGTATTCATACTGATAATATTTTCCCGATCATTAAGAAGTCGCTCTACTCAGATCACCAAATCTTCTTGCGGGAACTGGTATCCAACGCTGTAGATGCCATCCAAAAGCTGAAAATGGTATCCCGCGCCGGAGATTACGCTGGAGACATCGGCGAACCGGAAATTGAACTTGCCATTGACAAAGATAACAAAACCCTATCCATCTCCGATAACGGTATCGGGATGACGGCAGATGAAGTTAAGAAATATATCAATCAGGTTGCCTTCTCCAGTGCTGAAGAATTTATTCATAAATATGAAGGCAAATCAGATCAAGCCATAATTGGCCACTTCGGTCTTGGTTTCTACTCTTCCTTCATGGTGGCGCAAAAGGTAGAAATTGATACTCTATCCTACCAAGAAGGAGCGCAGGCAGTTCACTGGAGTTGCGATGGTTCCCCAGCTTTCACCCTAGAAGATTCGTCCCGAACAACTCGCGGTACTACTATTACTCTCAGCCTCCAAGGAGAAGAGGAGGAATTTCTAGAGTCAGCACGGATTAAGAATCTTGTCAAGACTTACTGCGACTTCTTGCCAGTACCGATAAAACTAGAAGGTGAGGTATTAAATAAGCAAAAAGCACCGTGGCGAGAGTCTCCGAGTAATCTCAGTCAAGAAGATTATTTAGAGTTTTACCGCTATCTGTATCCTTTTCAGGAAGAACCTCTGTTATGGGTACATTTAAATACTGACTATCCCTTTATCATCAACGGGATTTTGTATTTCCCCAAAATGAGGCCGGATGTAGATGTTACCAAAGGGCAAATCAAGCTATTTTGCAATCAAGTTTTTGTTAGCGACAACTGTGAAGAAATTATCCCGCAATTTTTGATGCCGATGCGGGGTGTGATTGATAGTAGCGATATTCCGCTCAACGTATCGCGGAGTGCCTTGCAAGGCGATCGCACTGTGAAGCGAATTGGTGACTACATTGCCAAAAAAGTAGGCGATCGCCTCAAAGAACTTTTCCGCGACAACCGCGAACAATACATCAGTGCTTGGAAGGATCTTGGGACTTTTGTCAAATTCGGCGTTCTCAACGACGATAAATTCAAAAAACAAATCGAAGATATCATCGTCTTCCGCACCACCGCCAAGCTGACAGAAAAAGTTGCGGCTGAAACTCCGGTGGTTGAAGTCCAATCTTCAGACGGGGATGCTTGGCAAGATGTGACTCCTTCACCCAGTGCTGAGAACTCAACACCCATAGCTCCTTACACCACACTGAAAGAGTATTTAGAACGCAACAAAGAACGCAACGAAAACCGGGTTTTCTACAGCACAGATGAAACAACTCAATCTACTTACATAGAACTGCACAAAAATCAAGGCTTGGAAGTCCTATTTATGGACTCCTTCATCGACACCCACTTTATCAACTTCCTAGAGCGGGAATATCAGGATGTCAAGTTTACGCGGGTAGACTCAGATTTAGATAATACTCTGCTGGAACAAGATAAAGATAAGGAAATTGTCGATCCTAACACGAACAAAACCCGCAGTGAGACGATTAAAGAGTTATTTGAGAAATCGCTCAACAAACCCAAACTCAACATCCGTACCGAAGCATTGAAATCAGACGATCCTCAAGGTACACCACCTGCGATCGTGCTTTTACCAGAGATTCTTCGCCGCATGCGAGAAATGAACGCCATGATGCAGCAGGGGACAGCAGAGTTTCCCGAAGATCACATTTTGCTAGTGAATACTGCTCATCCGTTAATTCAAAATCTGGCAAATCTGAACCAAGGTAGTATTATCCAAGGTGACGGTCAATCGTCTACCGATCAGTTAGTGAACTTGATTTGCCAACACGTCTACGATTTAGCGCTGATGTCTCAGAAAGGCTTTGACGCTGAGGGAATGAAATCCTTCGTAGAGCGATCGAATGAGGTACTCACCAAGCTGACGGAACAAGCTAGTAAATAG
- a CDS encoding class I SAM-dependent methyltransferase has product MQLITSLDIRNSEYLSKNRLISYHHQLRLIFSLGNQVKNVLEIGIFNSLLTDILKNNGYNVTTADVDPNLKPEIILDLTTDFTLPKEKFDAIVLFQVLEHFPYVQSEEALKKLAQATKKFLVISIPYCTQYLSFQIKTSFSGRPRHLLFNVPKFWSTTPVCDEHYWEMGLKGYPKERILNSVANAGLTVKQEFIDPTYPYHYFLVLEKTNNI; this is encoded by the coding sequence ATGCAACTTATCACTTCGTTAGATATTAGAAATTCGGAATATTTATCAAAAAATCGGCTCATCAGTTATCACCACCAGCTGCGTCTAATTTTTTCGCTGGGTAATCAGGTAAAAAATGTTCTGGAAATTGGGATTTTTAATTCTCTGTTAACAGACATCTTGAAGAACAATGGATACAATGTCACTACTGCTGATGTCGATCCCAACCTCAAGCCAGAAATAATTTTGGATTTGACTACAGATTTTACATTACCGAAAGAGAAATTTGATGCGATCGTCCTGTTTCAAGTGCTGGAACACTTTCCTTACGTCCAGTCAGAAGAAGCACTGAAAAAACTCGCACAAGCAACAAAGAAATTTTTGGTGATTTCGATTCCTTATTGCACTCAATACTTGTCATTTCAGATCAAAACCTCTTTCTCAGGTAGACCAAGGCATTTATTATTCAATGTGCCCAAATTCTGGAGTACAACGCCAGTATGTGACGAGCATTACTGGGAAATGGGTTTGAAAGGATATCCCAAAGAGCGGATTTTAAACTCTGTTGCTAATGCTGGGTTAACTGTGAAGCAAGAATTTATCGATCCTACTTACCCGTATCACTATTTTTTGGTGTTGGAAAAAACTAACAATATTTAG
- a CDS encoding M16 family metallopeptidase, translating to MNQIGRSILDLLRRLFVTLLALLVFWWGLLPEIALAQTQTAPPQETKTQTPPVQSSIQPYLDRVIKQLTEFRLDNGLKFIVLERHQAPVVSFLTYANVGGVDESDGKTGIAHFLEHLAFKGTTRIGTQDYKAEKPLLEKLQQLDTQIKTAKADGKKDEVTRLEAEFKQVESQAGKLVKQNELGQIVEQAGGVGLNANTSTEATRYFYSFPANKLELWMSLESERFLDPVIRREFYKEKDVILEERRLRVENSPIGQMVEKFIATAYKVHPYKRPVIGYDQDIRNLTPDDVQNFFDTHYVPSNLAIAIVGDVNPTQVKKLAQTYFGRYKAKTKAVEQIPVEPPQKQTREVTVQLPSQPWYLEGYHRPAITHPDNAVYEIIGSLLSDGRTSRLYKSLVEKQRLALNAQGYSGFPGDKYPNLIFFYALTAPGHTVDEVAVALRQEIDKLKTEPVAAVDLERVKTQARAGLLRTLDSNMGMAQQLLEYEVKTGSWRNLFKQLDDISAVTTADIARVAKETFTPGNRTIGKLLSKEG from the coding sequence ATGAACCAGATCGGTCGGTCAATTTTGGATTTATTACGGCGGTTGTTTGTCACTTTGTTGGCTTTGCTCGTCTTCTGGTGGGGATTACTACCAGAAATTGCTCTAGCTCAAACTCAAACAGCACCTCCTCAAGAAACCAAAACTCAAACTCCACCAGTTCAAAGTTCGATCCAACCTTATCTGGATCGAGTCATTAAACAGTTAACGGAGTTTCGTCTTGACAATGGTCTAAAATTCATTGTCTTGGAACGACATCAAGCGCCTGTAGTTTCTTTTCTTACCTACGCAAATGTCGGTGGTGTGGATGAGTCAGATGGGAAAACAGGTATAGCTCACTTTCTGGAACATTTGGCGTTCAAAGGTACAACGCGCATTGGCACACAAGACTACAAAGCAGAAAAACCACTGCTAGAGAAATTGCAGCAGTTAGATACTCAAATTAAAACAGCAAAAGCCGATGGCAAAAAAGACGAAGTTACTCGGTTAGAAGCTGAGTTTAAGCAAGTAGAATCACAAGCCGGTAAGCTTGTCAAGCAAAACGAATTGGGGCAAATTGTCGAACAAGCGGGAGGTGTAGGTTTAAATGCCAATACTTCAACCGAAGCTACTCGTTATTTTTATAGCTTTCCTGCCAACAAGCTGGAACTGTGGATGTCGCTGGAGTCGGAACGGTTTCTCGATCCGGTAATTCGTCGTGAGTTTTATAAAGAGAAAGATGTCATTTTAGAAGAACGACGGCTGCGGGTAGAGAATTCACCGATTGGACAAATGGTGGAAAAGTTTATCGCTACTGCTTATAAAGTCCATCCTTACAAGCGTCCGGTAATTGGTTATGACCAAGATATCCGCAATCTGACACCAGATGATGTCCAAAATTTCTTTGATACTCACTATGTACCAAGTAATTTAGCGATCGCAATTGTCGGAGATGTTAACCCGACTCAGGTGAAAAAACTCGCGCAAACTTATTTTGGCCGCTATAAAGCAAAAACGAAAGCTGTTGAACAAATCCCAGTGGAACCGCCACAAAAACAAACACGGGAAGTTACTGTACAACTACCTTCTCAACCTTGGTATTTAGAAGGTTATCATCGTCCGGCAATTACTCATCCAGATAATGCAGTCTATGAAATCATTGGCAGTTTATTAAGTGATGGGCGCACGTCGCGGCTATATAAGTCTTTGGTAGAAAAGCAGCGTTTGGCGTTAAATGCTCAAGGTTACAGTGGATTTCCTGGAGATAAATATCCAAACTTGATCTTTTTCTATGCTCTCACGGCTCCTGGTCATACAGTTGATGAAGTGGCGGTGGCTTTGCGCCAAGAGATTGACAAATTAAAAACTGAGCCTGTAGCGGCGGTTGATTTGGAACGGGTGAAAACTCAAGCACGGGCGGGTTTGTTACGTACCCTCGATTCAAATATGGGGATGGCTCAACAATTGTTGGAATATGAAGTGAAAACTGGCTCTTGGCGGAATTTGTTTAAGCAGTTGGATGATATTTCGGCGGTGACGACGGCTGATATTGCGCGAGTGGCGAAGGAGACTTTTACACCGGGGAATCGCACAATTGGGAAGTTGTTGTCAAAGGAAGGATAA
- a CDS encoding AAA family ATPase translates to MVTSTDLLAKLYNAFNPFEPLPAGDPKYVDCQDVRGDADIEQELGNRMRLADTNTCQLYSGHRGAGKSTELLRLKKYLENREFYVVYFAADEEDIDSEDAQYTDILLACTRRLLKDLKGIASPRPILDWLKDRWEDLKDLAQTPIEFESLGVEAQLSQFAKLTANLRAVPELRQKIRQKIDPYTVTLIQVLNEFLVDAKQHLPNGYKKLAVIVDNLDRMVLVKDGERTNYEEVFLDRSEQLQALDCHLIYTVPISMVYSTRATDLRDIYGDPQILPMIMVKTFKGDVYQPGLNKVKEVIKKRVRQIAPELSLETEIFDSPQTLDRLCLMSGGHVRNLLLLTQDAIGRTEELPVSEKAVRRAITQARDTYRRAVENHQWCLLAEVSCSKRIINDDLYRSLMYNRCLLEYRYLDDDGEMQRWYDIHPLIQGIPEFKEAVAKLA, encoded by the coding sequence ATGGTTACTAGTACTGACTTACTCGCAAAACTCTACAATGCCTTTAATCCCTTTGAACCCTTACCCGCAGGCGATCCAAAATATGTAGATTGTCAGGATGTGCGCGGTGATGCGGATATTGAGCAAGAGTTGGGAAATCGGATGCGATTAGCAGATACAAATACTTGTCAATTGTATTCTGGCCATCGGGGTGCGGGGAAGTCTACAGAATTACTTAGGTTAAAGAAATATTTAGAAAATCGGGAATTTTATGTTGTGTATTTTGCGGCTGATGAAGAAGATATCGATTCTGAAGATGCCCAATATACAGATATACTCCTCGCCTGTACCCGCCGTTTGCTCAAAGATTTAAAAGGAATTGCCAGTCCTCGCCCTATACTTGACTGGTTAAAAGATCGTTGGGAAGATTTAAAAGATTTAGCGCAGACTCCTATAGAGTTTGAGAGTCTGGGAGTGGAAGCACAGCTATCTCAATTCGCCAAGTTAACCGCAAATTTAAGGGCTGTTCCTGAATTACGCCAGAAGATTCGCCAAAAAATCGATCCTTACACCGTCACTTTAATTCAGGTGTTAAATGAGTTTCTGGTGGATGCAAAACAGCACTTGCCTAATGGCTACAAGAAACTGGCGGTAATTGTCGATAATTTAGACCGGATGGTGTTAGTCAAAGACGGAGAACGCACCAATTATGAGGAAGTCTTTTTAGACCGCAGCGAACAACTTCAAGCTTTAGATTGCCATTTGATTTACACTGTCCCCATTTCAATGGTCTATTCTACAAGGGCAACAGACCTCAGAGATATCTACGGCGACCCCCAAATTTTGCCGATGATTATGGTAAAAACTTTCAAGGGAGACGTTTATCAGCCAGGACTCAATAAAGTTAAAGAAGTAATTAAGAAGCGAGTCCGGCAAATTGCACCAGAATTATCACTAGAAACAGAAATTTTCGACAGTCCCCAAACCTTAGACAGACTTTGTTTAATGAGTGGAGGTCATGTGAGAAATTTGCTATTGTTAACTCAAGATGCGATTGGACGCACTGAAGAGTTACCTGTTTCAGAAAAGGCTGTGCGACGAGCAATTACTCAAGCCAGAGATACTTATCGCCGCGCTGTGGAAAATCATCAATGGTGTCTGTTAGCAGAAGTGTCTTGTTCTAAGCGCATTATTAATGATGACTTGTATCGGAGTTTGATGTATAACCGTTGTCTTTTAGAATACCGTTATTTGGATGATGATGGAGAAATGCAGCGTTGGTATGATATTCATCCATTGATTCAAGGAATTCCAGAGTTTAAAGAAGCTGTAGCGAAACTTGCATGA
- a CDS encoding M16 family metallopeptidase, giving the protein MKRYKMKGKRRMVLKIKNGKGLIYALVAVFACLLLSCNFSLAATAEAKHYTELQLPALPEIKIPKYERFVLQNGLVVYLMEDHELPLVNGTAFVRTGNRLEPMEKVGLAGFTGGVMRTGGTKQHSADELNEMLEQRAASVEASIGEGSGGASFDALSEDLETVFGLFAEVLRSPVFAQEKLDLAKTQAKGGIARRNDNPDGIASREFKKLIYGKDSPYARTIEYATVDKVEREDLVNFYQQYFHPNNIILGIVGDFDSKKMRSLIQAKFGDWNRNPGIAKPKLPSVSPANTGGVFFVNQPQLTQSSVLIGHLGGRFDSPDYAALDVLNGVLNGFGGRLFNEVRSRQGLAYSVYGQWSPRYDYPGMFIAGGQTRSDATVQFVKALQTEIKRIQTQRVPAKELAFAKESTLNSFVFNFQDPSQTLSRLMRYEYYGYPADFLFRYQKAVAATTAADVQRVAREYLKPEKIVTLVVGNQAAIQPPLTQLAAKVTPIDVTIPGSPPQAKN; this is encoded by the coding sequence ATGAAGAGGTACAAGATGAAGGGTAAAAGGCGGATGGTGTTGAAAATCAAGAATGGGAAGGGGTTAATTTATGCTTTGGTTGCTGTTTTTGCGTGTTTGCTTTTAAGTTGTAATTTTTCTCTGGCGGCTACGGCTGAGGCGAAGCATTATACTGAGTTGCAGCTACCAGCGCTACCTGAGATTAAGATACCGAAATATGAGCGGTTTGTTCTCCAAAATGGCTTGGTTGTCTATTTGATGGAGGATCATGAATTGCCGTTGGTGAATGGTACGGCGTTTGTACGGACAGGTAATCGCTTGGAACCAATGGAGAAAGTTGGTTTAGCTGGTTTTACAGGCGGGGTAATGCGAACTGGGGGAACTAAGCAACATTCGGCTGATGAACTCAATGAGATGTTGGAACAACGAGCGGCATCTGTTGAAGCTAGTATTGGTGAAGGTTCTGGTGGTGCTAGCTTTGATGCATTGAGTGAAGATTTAGAAACGGTGTTTGGGCTATTTGCCGAGGTGCTGCGATCGCCAGTATTCGCTCAAGAAAAGCTAGACTTGGCGAAAACTCAAGCCAAAGGTGGCATTGCCCGTCGTAATGACAATCCAGATGGCATTGCTAGTCGAGAATTTAAGAAATTGATCTATGGGAAAGATAGTCCTTATGCTCGCACCATAGAGTATGCAACGGTGGATAAAGTTGAGCGTGAGGATTTGGTCAACTTTTATCAGCAATATTTCCACCCCAATAATATAATTTTGGGGATTGTGGGAGATTTTGACTCTAAGAAAATGCGATCGCTGATTCAAGCTAAGTTTGGCGATTGGAACCGCAACCCAGGTATTGCAAAACCGAAATTACCATCGGTTTCGCCAGCTAATACAGGTGGGGTGTTTTTTGTCAATCAGCCACAACTAACCCAAAGTAGCGTGCTTATCGGCCATTTAGGCGGACGGTTTGACAGTCCCGATTATGCCGCGCTGGATGTATTGAATGGAGTGTTAAATGGATTTGGTGGACGCTTATTTAATGAAGTGCGATCGCGCCAAGGTTTAGCTTACTCTGTATATGGCCAGTGGAGTCCCCGCTACGATTATCCTGGGATGTTTATCGCTGGTGGACAAACGCGATCGGATGCTACTGTGCAGTTTGTCAAAGCCTTACAAACTGAAATCAAGCGCATTCAAACTCAAAGAGTGCCAGCAAAAGAACTGGCTTTTGCGAAAGAATCTACACTCAACTCCTTTGTATTCAACTTTCAAGATCCCAGCCAAACCTTATCAAGGTTGATGCGATACGAATATTACGGCTATCCGGCTGATTTTCTCTTTCGCTATCAAAAAGCCGTCGCCGCCACCACAGCAGCTGATGTGCAACGGGTAGCACGAGAATATCTCAAGCCCGAAAAAATTGTGACTCTAGTAGTCGGGAATCAAGCCGCCATTCAACCACCATTGACGCAGCTAGCAGCAAAGGTGACACCAATCGATGTAACGATTCCTGGTTCGCCACCACAGGCGAAGAATTAA
- a CDS encoding TetR/AcrR family transcriptional regulator, with the protein MRVFNSSPPSEAQTRTRILQAAQRLFASQGFDGTTTRDLAQAAGVAEGTLFRHFPNKKAILVEVATSGWVEILTDLLTELSEMGSYKAVAQVMRRRMWNFQKNADLMRVCFMEVQFHPDLRDRIQLEVITKMTDVGEAFFQTAMDKGIYRQGNAKLVAKVFLGMFAIAGFSNNTIMEPDASPQQMQEMAEGLADIFLNGVLVKD; encoded by the coding sequence ATGCGAGTTTTTAATTCTTCCCCACCCTCAGAGGCTCAGACGCGCACCCGGATTTTACAGGCTGCACAACGGTTGTTTGCCTCTCAAGGATTTGATGGTACTACCACCCGTGATTTAGCGCAGGCGGCAGGTGTAGCTGAAGGCACATTATTTCGTCATTTTCCCAATAAAAAAGCAATTTTAGTAGAAGTAGCCACAAGTGGCTGGGTAGAGATTCTGACAGATTTGCTGACAGAATTAAGTGAAATGGGCAGTTATAAAGCCGTAGCTCAAGTGATGCGTCGCCGGATGTGGAACTTTCAAAAAAATGCCGATTTGATGCGCGTTTGTTTTATGGAGGTGCAGTTTCACCCCGACTTGCGCGATCGCATTCAATTAGAAGTCATTACCAAAATGACGGATGTCGGCGAAGCATTCTTTCAAACAGCGATGGATAAAGGCATCTATCGCCAAGGGAATGCCAAGCTGGTAGCTAAAGTTTTTTTGGGAATGTTTGCGATCGCAGGTTTTTCTAACAACACCATCATGGAACCTGACGCTTCCCCCCAACAAATGCAAGAAATGGCCGAAGGACTCGCTGATATCTTCCTCAATGGTGTTTTAGTTAAGGATTAG
- a CDS encoding tetratricopeptide repeat protein, which yields MNPNLSDWDDDLPPEPEEAYQDLLRALRRKSGFGLFFVQCTPMEADNLIVKLPQEIPQKKIAVLRLVEAIDNLYERVVEFVKDKQVDILLIKGLEDSLYKYEQRTFGEITEGQFSNLTSVPHILNHLNQQRERFRDDFPILFVFILRSFSISYFIHRAPDFFDWRSGVFELPTAPEELEKESSRLLHLLDEGSCHKYLKLTYDKKIERLVEIQDLISERYQTEICRASLLFKLGNLLFDANAYKASLTNYDKVIKLKVYNYLTWYRKGEALRKLGRYEEAITNYNKVIALNRDNYWACYHRGLCCSELGRYREAITSYDQALKINNKDIKTWGNRGMAFYYLGIYDQAISSYDKAIEIQPECCGGIYYYKACCFAKQDIIKFAIENLQLAISINHEKYKNRAKTDPNFDCIREDKRFKALIQ from the coding sequence ATGAACCCAAATTTAAGTGATTGGGATGATGATTTACCCCCAGAACCAGAAGAAGCTTATCAAGACTTGCTTCGCGCACTGAGGCGTAAATCAGGATTTGGTTTATTTTTTGTGCAATGTACACCTATGGAAGCAGACAATTTGATTGTCAAACTTCCACAGGAGATTCCTCAGAAGAAGATTGCAGTTTTGCGTTTGGTTGAGGCGATTGATAATTTATATGAGCGAGTAGTTGAGTTTGTTAAAGATAAGCAAGTAGATATTTTATTGATTAAAGGTCTAGAAGATTCTTTATATAAATATGAACAAAGAACTTTTGGGGAAATTACCGAAGGACAATTTAGCAATTTAACTAGTGTTCCGCATATTTTAAATCACTTAAACCAACAGCGAGAAAGGTTTAGAGATGATTTTCCCATTCTCTTTGTTTTTATTTTGCGTTCGTTTTCGATAAGCTATTTTATTCATCGCGCCCCAGATTTTTTTGACTGGCGTTCTGGAGTGTTTGAATTGCCTACAGCGCCAGAAGAGTTAGAAAAAGAATCATCTCGTCTACTACATCTATTAGACGAAGGTAGTTGTCATAAATATTTAAAACTCACTTATGATAAAAAAATAGAGAGATTGGTTGAAATTCAAGACCTTATATCAGAAAGATATCAAACGGAAATTTGTAGAGCATCATTACTATTTAAACTAGGAAATTTATTATTTGATGCTAATGCATATAAAGCATCACTTACTAACTATGATAAAGTTATTAAACTAAAAGTTTATAACTACTTGACTTGGTACAGAAAAGGTGAGGCACTACGAAAACTAGGACGCTATGAAGAGGCAATTACTAATTATAACAAAGTCATTGCGCTCAATCGTGATAACTATTGGGCTTGCTATCATCGTGGGCTATGTTGTAGCGAACTAGGTCGTTATAGGGAGGCAATCACCTCTTATGACCAAGCACTAAAAATTAATAATAAAGACATTAAAACTTGGGGCAATCGTGGTATGGCATTTTATTACTTAGGTATCTATGATCAAGCGATTTCCAGCTATGATAAAGCTATTGAAATTCAGCCTGAATGCTGCGGTGGAATTTACTACTATAAGGCTTGCTGTTTCGCCAAACAAGACATTATTAAATTTGCAATTGAAAATCTACAATTGGCAATTTCTATCAATCACGAAAAATATAAAAATAGAGCAAAAACCGACCCTAATTTTGATTGCATCCGGGAAGATAAGCGCTTTAAAGCTTTAATTCAATAA
- the rpmB gene encoding 50S ribosomal protein L28, with protein MSRRCELTGKKANNAFAVSHSHRRTKRLQHANLQNKRIWWAGGNRWVKLKLSTKAIKTLEIKGLDAMAKEAGINLNHY; from the coding sequence ATGTCTCGTCGCTGTGAACTAACTGGTAAGAAGGCAAATAATGCCTTTGCTGTTTCCCACTCCCACCGCCGTACAAAACGCCTTCAGCACGCCAATCTGCAAAACAAGCGTATTTGGTGGGCAGGCGGAAATCGCTGGGTAAAATTAAAGCTTTCTACTAAAGCAATTAAAACCCTAGAAATTAAAGGGTTAGACGCAATGGCAAAAGAAGCTGGTATTAACCTCAATCATTACTAA
- a CDS encoding Uma2 family endonuclease — MLLELKRIHVPPGQRVLLRDVTWQELETILEDLGEHRAARIAYDRGILEIMAPLPEHEDDKEIISDLVKALLEELDIEFRCLGSTTFKNQAMAQGIEPDQCFYIKNESKIRGKKRLDLTVDPPPDLVLEVDITSRTHPNIYEALKVPELWRFNKGKLQINVLQDEHYIESQQSLNFPRFNLLEAIPQYLKQSTTAGRNSTLKAFRLWIQTQIK; from the coding sequence ATGTTGTTGGAATTAAAGCGCATCCATGTTCCACCAGGACAAAGAGTGTTATTGCGAGATGTAACCTGGCAGGAATTAGAAACAATTCTAGAGGATTTAGGGGAACATCGTGCAGCACGGATTGCTTATGACAGGGGAATATTGGAGATTATGGCACCACTGCCAGAACATGAAGACGACAAAGAAATTATTAGCGATTTAGTCAAAGCGCTTTTGGAAGAATTAGATATTGAGTTTAGATGTCTTGGTTCTACGACTTTCAAAAATCAAGCAATGGCTCAAGGTATAGAACCCGATCAGTGTTTCTATATCAAAAATGAATCTAAGATTCGCGGCAAGAAGCGACTAGATTTAACAGTAGATCCTCCTCCAGATTTAGTTCTAGAAGTTGATATTACTTCTCGCACTCATCCTAATATTTATGAAGCTTTAAAAGTACCTGAACTTTGGCGTTTTAATAAAGGAAAGCTCCAAATTAATGTTCTGCAAGATGAGCATTATATAGAGTCTCAGCAAAGCCTAAATTTTCCTAGATTTAACCTACTTGAGGCGATTCCCCAATATCTCAAGCAAAGTACAACAGCAGGCAGAAATTCAACGCTCAAAGCTTTTCGTCTTTGGATACAAACGCAGATAAAATAA